The genomic segment TGATAAAAATGAGGTATTTACAGTTGCACAAGGTACTTCATATTTCCTCGTAACAACAACTCTTGGCTCAGTATATTCGCCTTTTAAAGGGGTTGCAGTGCGTACTGATGTGGCAGAAGGTTTTGGCGGAATGACAGCTACTCAAATTCAAGCAACTCTTACATCTGATAGCTATGTAGCATTTGATTATTTTCAAATGGTAGTTAACACCAATGCAGGCATTCGAGTAAGCCTAAGCGATGGAAATAATACTATTTCATTAAAAGACCAAGCAAGTTATTATGTTCAAACAAGTCAAGGAAAGCTTATATCCAAAGTATCTACTGATGGTATGGTGTATCCGATTACTTCTGAATTCCAAGGATTTAGCGGTAGATTTATAATTCCTTTGGACAGCTTTGATGGTTCAATAAATAATCTTACTTCAATATCTTATTCAAGCGCTCTTGTTAACAGAGTGCGTCATAGCTTTGGTGATGTTTATGTTCTAGATGGCTTTAATCCTGACACAGCTATTACATATGAAGATGTGGTTTGGACAGCACAAGCTGATAATTATACTAAATTAGGCGAAAATAATGTTACGACAATTTTATTAAACGCTGGGGAGTTCGTAGGCGCTCCTGCTAATCTGACAGCAGAAATGACCAATAACTCTAAAGTAGCTCAATTTAAAAATGACGTTATGATAATCAGCTTGCCAGATGAAATGAAAAATGAAAATGGTTTTGTATCTTTAGAAAAAGTTAAAGGCATAGTATTTGATTTAACAACAACCTCTAAAGCAAAACTTTTCCCGCTTTTATGTTTAGTTGATTCTAAATATGAACTTAACACTCTTAATGGTTGGCAGACAAGATATGCAAATGAAACGAACACATGGATTTGGAATACTGGAGTTATTAGTGTAAATCAAAGTGCAGTAGTTATTTATCCTGAATTTGATGGTAGAATAGTAGTACCTGTAACTCAAGCTGCTTTTTCAGGAACGAATAATGCGACAGGAGATACTTTCCCTACCGAAATTTTACCCTACATTATTGTAGAGCCTTTAAATAATCCGTCAATGTGTAATGCATCAGTGACTATTAGAAGTGTCACTCTTGTCGATGATTTAAAACCCTACGAGGCTTGCAGTGTTAATTATGATGGATTTAATGCTACAGTAGAAGCAGGACTTTCTAGAAATTATGTATTGCCTGGCACAGAAGTTACATTTACTGTATTACCAAAAATAGGATTTGAATTTGAATCAGCTACATTAAATGATGAACCTGTAACATTAAACAGTGATAACACATTTACGGTTGTTGTAACAGAAGATGTTAACTTTTATGTAGTGTTCAAGGCTATCGATTATACTATAACTTATGTGCTAAATGGAGGAACTAACAATCCAGAAAATATTACGACTTACCAGTCAATCAACGCAACTTTTGATTTGAAGGATCCTACCAAAGAAGGCTATGTTTTTGAAGGCTGGTATTTAAATGAAGATTTTAGTGGTGAAAAAGTTACATCTATTGTAAGAGGATCTAGCGGAGATATTACATTGTACGCAAAATGGTCCAAAACCGCGAAAGCATCCAAAGGCTGTGGTACTGTTAGCGGAAGCGGAATGGATATGATTTTCATAATGCTATTTACTTCTTTTGGTGTTTTACTTTTGCTTAGCAATAAAAAACAATTTAAAACAAACTAAAGATAAAGTTGGCTGTCCTCTAACATTTTGTTAGAGGACAGGAGCCAAAAAATGTGGTGAAGAATGATTAAAATAAAAAAATATGGTTTAATTATCTTTTTAGTAGTCTATATTGCTATTAGCATGTTATTTTTACAGGAGAAAAAATTTGTGGCTAATGCTACTTCTTATTCTTGGTCAGATCCTGCTACAATAATTAAAGTAACTGATGAAAACAGAGAGTTAATATATAATACTCCAATAGATGATGATACCACCGAAACCTATGATCCGGATAGCAGAAGATTTCAGAGTATGGCTTCAATAGAAGTAACAGGTGAGCGTATTTGGGCAGCTTGGACTGTTGGCGGCGATAAGGAACCTCATCCGCACAATTATATTGTACTAGCATATAGTGATGACCAAGGTGCAACCTGGATTGATCCATTTATAATAATAGATCATGATGATGCTTTAAACTCAGGAATAAAAGTTTGTGTTCCCAATTTATGGCTTTCACCTCAAGGCGAATTATGGTGTTTTTATGTACAGGCAGGCACTTGCGTAATAGTAATACCCAATCCTGAAGCAACACCCGAAGAAATACAATGGACAGGGCCTAGATATATTATTGATACTTTTGGTGCGCAAAAAATACCAACTGTAATAATTGATGATTATGGCAGAGAGGAATGGCTTATATGTGCTGAAAACGGGACTACAGAAAATGGAGCATACCTTAACAAAACTTCTATCTTTTCATCGACTGATAAAGGAAAAACATGGAAAAGAAAAAGTGAGGCAATATCAACAGCAACTTCTAAAAGGTTCCATGAGTCTCAAATTGTAGAACTAAAAGATAAAACCCTCTGGATGTTATCTAGAATTGAAAATGGAAGCGGAGGCGGAGTAGAGCAGTCCTTTTCATACGATCGTGGAGTTACTTGGACCGATTATGTTGCCAATTTAGGAAGTCCCTTGATTAGCCCTGGTTCAAAATTTCATATAGAGAGATTACCTTCTGGTAATTTATTGTGGATAACTAATCTTAGCACTGCTACAAGAACTAACCTAATGGCATTTTTATCCAAAGATGATGGAAAAACATGGAGTCACTCATTGACTATAGATGATAGGACAACAGTTGCATATCCTGATGCAGCAATTGATAGTGAAGGAAATATTTATGTTATATATGATCGTAACCGTTCAATTCAGCAAGAAATCCGTATGTCTGTATTCAATGAATCTGATATTATTGCAGGAGAGTTTATAAGCGATGTTGCAAAAAACCGTATTTTGATATCTAAAAATCATGAATATAAAGAATTGATATCATTAAAAACTCAATTTGACAGAAGGATCGAAGTCTCTTTAGGTACTGCATCATCAAGCTTTTTGAATAATCTTCCTACTAATATTGTTGCTGTTGATGAATATGGCGAAGAATACACTTTGACCGGAACATGGTCATCTTTAAATTACAATAAAAACGCAGAAGGCATTTATAAATTTAGATTTAATACAAAATTGCCTGATAAAGTAGAAGATGCGCAAGATTTATTAAGCGTTACAGTTAAAGTAGCAGATGTTAAGCTTCCAGATACATCTCAACCTGATACATCATCAAAAGGTTGTAGAGGTGTATCAATGATTAATTTCACGATAATATCTTCTTTGCTAGGTGTCGCCTTTATGGGTTTGTTGCTATTTAAAAAATAATATTACTTTATTAGATTTTTAAAAATCCCTTTTTACATATGAAAGGGATTTTTTTATTATTTATTATATATTCTTAATCAAGAGAAAACTTTAAAAATATATCATGAGTTCAAAGCTTTATGATATTGAAGTAATTATAAAACTTGCTTATAATTTAAGGTGTGATATTATCAAGTTTATGGCTATAAGCAAACGCCAAAAACGCAATAGAAAAGTAACTTAGTAATGATTAATTATCAGGTGTTTTAACCTTTTTTCTATAAGCATTTGGAGAAATCTTTTCAAATTTTTTAAAAAAGGCAACAAACTGATTATATTCATTAAAACCGCAGTTTATAGCAATTATATTTAACGGTAAATTGCTCGTGGTTATTTGATGTTTTGCAAATTCCAATCTCTTTTTTAGGATATAGGTTTTTGGAGGGCAACCGTACTCTTCTTTAAATCTTATTCTGAAATAATCAGAACAGTATCCTGATTGCTTGGCTAACTTATCCAGTTTAATTTCGGTCATATAATACTGGTCTATATAAGCTTTTGCAAATTGAATGCTGGTGGATTGTTGGGTATTATTTAACCTTTGTAATTGAGTGAGTAATTGGAAAATCATTACTTCTATCATTTTGATATAATTGAAGTTTCGGTTTAAGTATTCAGTTTCTATATCCATGATATATTTATGGATTAATGAATCGAAATCATTATAAATTTTTGTATCAAAACTATAATCGATTTCTTTGTCTATTGTAAAACCTATAGCCGTGATACGTGAAGGATCAAAATGAATTTCATTATGCAAAACAAAGGGTGAATAAATAATAAATGATCCAGGGGAGAACTTTAGTTCTGAATTTGATAAGTTATAGTTTCTATAATAGTTAATATAATTTTCAGATTGAAAATTGGAATCTTCAAAATTTATATAGCCAGATTCACCTGAACCGCTGTGAAAATAAACTAATTCATAACAATTATGAAGATGAGGAGGTACTTTTGTTATTTGTTTATAGTTATTTATATGTATGTATTTAAAACTTATCATTAGTAAACCCAAAAAATATTATTTGGTTGTTTTATGTCATTATATAAAAATGTTATTTAGTTGTCAATATTGATATAAAAATCTTACTTTTTTCAATATTAATTATAAAGAAAGTTATTAAAATCTGTATCTAAAAAAATAGCCTATATCGTAAAATCATTACTTTGTATTGTTTTTTTGCATTGTTTTGTTATATAGGATGCACTAAACTAAAAGCATAAAATGATTATATATTCGGGCGGAGAATGAGGAATATATACAATGAGTTATTCAAATAATCAATCACTTACAACTTACAAAAAGTTGGCTAAAAAGCAAAAAAGACTGCAATTTGCTGAAATTGAAGTTTTAATAATGGCTTCTCTTAGCGTCATTTATTTGGCTGTATTTGCTTATGCTCCTATGTTTGGAGTTGTTTTGGCGTTTAAAGACGGAAACATGAAGCTTAACATTTTGGATGCAATTCTAAAGTCCAATTGGGTGGGATTTAATAACTTCAAAATATTTTTAACTGATCAAAACTTTAAGGATGTTATTCTTAATACCCTAGGACTTAATGTGCTGATGCTCTTCATTAACTTCCCAGCTCCAATAATTTTCGCACTATTGATTAACGAAGTATGGCATGCAAAATTCAAAAAGACTATACAGGCAATCACCAACTTCCCTCATTTTATTTCTTGGGTTGTTTTTGGCGGAATTTGTATAGCTCTAACAGATATGACAACAGGAATTTTTAATCCTTTGTTAAAACTTATTGGATTATCTTCAGATGAAAATCCAATAAACTTACAGTCTTCTGAATTTTTCTGGGCGACAATAATTATTACTTCATTAATTAAGGGTACTGGTTGGGGTTCTATAATATATCTTGCATCACTTTCAGGAATTGACCCGAGCCTTTATGAAGCTGCTGAAATAGATGGCGCCAATCGTTTTCACAAAGCGATTTATATTTCTATTCCTATGATGGCTGATACGATCACTATCTTTTTGTTGCTAAGCATTAGCAATTTGTTGGGAAACTCTTTTGAACATTTCTATATATTCCAAAATGTATTGAATATTTCAAGAAGCGAAGTTCTGACAACGTATATCTACAAAAAAGGCATACTGCAAAATATGTATTCATTAAGTTCAGCTATAGGTTTGTTTGAATCAACTATTGGCTTAATATTACTTGTTACAGCTAATTATATAAGCAAGAAAACAACTGGAAGGAGCTTATATTAATGACAACAGCGTACGAAAGAAGAACTTATAAGAGAAATCACATAAAAAGGATGCATGTTTTTGATTATTTTAATTATTCTTTTATGATTATTTTTGCATTAATCACATTGTATCCTTTCTGGTATGTAGTTATTGGTTCCTTAAATAATGGCCAGGACTTTTCAGGCGGCGGTGTTTGGCTGTGGCCCAGAGTTTTTACAACGGCTAGTTATAAAGTAGTTTTTGCAGATGATAGATTGTGGTTAGGTTTTAGAAATACCGTATTAAAGACCGTTATTGGTGTGATTACATCTTTGATCTTTACATCATGCACAGCTTACGGACTTAGCAGCAATAAGTTGCGTTTTAAAAAAGTATTTCATTGGATTAATTTATTTACTATGTTTTTTAGCGGCGGTCTTATACCGTATTTTATGGTTATAAGTATGATAGGCCTATATGACAACTTTTTGGTTTATGTTATACCGTCAATTTATTCTGTTTATAACATGCTGGTTATGTCATCTTTCTTCAAATCAATTTCAAATGAAATAAAAGAGGCTGCGATTATAGACGGAGCAAGGGAATTTACAATCTGGTGGAGAATTTATCTTCCATTATCAAAACCCTGCCTTGCAACAATTGGTTTGTGGATTGCAGTAGGGCATTGGAACTCATATATGGGAACAATGCTATATACTCAAGGAACAGATTTGATGACATTGCAATATTATCTCGTTAAGTTGATCAAACAATCTAGCGTTCCTGTTTTGGAAGGTGATTTGGCAGCTATTCAAAAAGAGACATCTGCCACGACCATATCTTTTGCGGCAATAGTAATTTCTACAATACCTATTTTTGCTTTGTATCCTTTCTTACAGAAATATTTTACAAAAGGTATAATGATCGGCTCAATAAAAGGATAAAAAATTTTCACATAGGAGGAAAAGATGAAAAGAATTGTTACATTGCTACTTTCTTTCACTTTAATTTTTTGTAGCTTAGCAGCATGCAAAAACAATAACCGTAAGTCAGATTATTATTATCCTGACCATGGCTATGCTGATGCTAACAGTGATAGTTGGACACAATTGACAGACGATGACGAAGAAATAACAATTAATTGGT from the Clostridia bacterium genome contains:
- a CDS encoding AraC family transcriptional regulator, yielding MISFKYIHINNYKQITKVPPHLHNCYELVYFHSGSGESGYINFEDSNFQSENYINYYRNYNLSNSELKFSPGSFIIYSPFVLHNEIHFDPSRITAIGFTIDKEIDYSFDTKIYNDFDSLIHKYIMDIETEYLNRNFNYIKMIEVMIFQLLTQLQRLNNTQQSTSIQFAKAYIDQYYMTEIKLDKLAKQSGYCSDYFRIRFKEEYGCPPKTYILKKRLEFAKHQITTSNLPLNIIAINCGFNEYNQFVAFFKKFEKISPNAYRKKVKTPDN
- a CDS encoding sialidase family protein; amino-acid sequence: MANATSYSWSDPATIIKVTDENRELIYNTPIDDDTTETYDPDSRRFQSMASIEVTGERIWAAWTVGGDKEPHPHNYIVLAYSDDQGATWIDPFIIIDHDDALNSGIKVCVPNLWLSPQGELWCFYVQAGTCVIVIPNPEATPEEIQWTGPRYIIDTFGAQKIPTVIIDDYGREEWLICAENGTTENGAYLNKTSIFSSTDKGKTWKRKSEAISTATSKRFHESQIVELKDKTLWMLSRIENGSGGGVEQSFSYDRGVTWTDYVANLGSPLISPGSKFHIERLPSGNLLWITNLSTATRTNLMAFLSKDDGKTWSHSLTIDDRTTVAYPDAAIDSEGNIYVIYDRNRSIQQEIRMSVFNESDIIAGEFISDVAKNRILISKNHEYKELISLKTQFDRRIEVSLGTASSSFLNNLPTNIVAVDEYGEEYTLTGTWSSLNYNKNAEGIYKFRFNTKLPDKVEDAQDLLSVTVKVADVKLPDTSQPDTSSKGCRGVSMINFTIISSLLGVAFMGLLLFKK
- a CDS encoding carbohydrate ABC transporter permease, whose protein sequence is MTTAYERRTYKRNHIKRMHVFDYFNYSFMIIFALITLYPFWYVVIGSLNNGQDFSGGGVWLWPRVFTTASYKVVFADDRLWLGFRNTVLKTVIGVITSLIFTSCTAYGLSSNKLRFKKVFHWINLFTMFFSGGLIPYFMVISMIGLYDNFLVYVIPSIYSVYNMLVMSSFFKSISNEIKEAAIIDGAREFTIWWRIYLPLSKPCLATIGLWIAVGHWNSYMGTMLYTQGTDLMTLQYYLVKLIKQSSVPVLEGDLAAIQKETSATTISFAAIVISTIPIFALYPFLQKYFTKGIMIGSIKG
- a CDS encoding InlB B-repeat-containing protein; the encoded protein is DKNEVFTVAQGTSYFLVTTTLGSVYSPFKGVAVRTDVAEGFGGMTATQIQATLTSDSYVAFDYFQMVVNTNAGIRVSLSDGNNTISLKDQASYYVQTSQGKLISKVSTDGMVYPITSEFQGFSGRFIIPLDSFDGSINNLTSISYSSALVNRVRHSFGDVYVLDGFNPDTAITYEDVVWTAQADNYTKLGENNVTTILLNAGEFVGAPANLTAEMTNNSKVAQFKNDVMIISLPDEMKNENGFVSLEKVKGIVFDLTTTSKAKLFPLLCLVDSKYELNTLNGWQTRYANETNTWIWNTGVISVNQSAVVIYPEFDGRIVVPVTQAAFSGTNNATGDTFPTEILPYIIVEPLNNPSMCNASVTIRSVTLVDDLKPYEACSVNYDGFNATVEAGLSRNYVLPGTEVTFTVLPKIGFEFESATLNDEPVTLNSDNTFTVVVTEDVNFYVVFKAIDYTITYVLNGGTNNPENITTYQSINATFDLKDPTKEGYVFEGWYLNEDFSGEKVTSIVRGSSGDITLYAKWSKTAKASKGCGTVSGSGMDMIFIMLFTSFGVLLLLSNKKQFKTN
- a CDS encoding ABC transporter permease subunit; its protein translation is MSYSNNQSLTTYKKLAKKQKRLQFAEIEVLIMASLSVIYLAVFAYAPMFGVVLAFKDGNMKLNILDAILKSNWVGFNNFKIFLTDQNFKDVILNTLGLNVLMLFINFPAPIIFALLINEVWHAKFKKTIQAITNFPHFISWVVFGGICIALTDMTTGIFNPLLKLIGLSSDENPINLQSSEFFWATIIITSLIKGTGWGSIIYLASLSGIDPSLYEAAEIDGANRFHKAIYISIPMMADTITIFLLLSISNLLGNSFEHFYIFQNVLNISRSEVLTTYIYKKGILQNMYSLSSAIGLFESTIGLILLVTANYISKKTTGRSLY